In one Gossypium hirsutum isolate 1008001.06 chromosome D09, Gossypium_hirsutum_v2.1, whole genome shotgun sequence genomic region, the following are encoded:
- the LOC107916928 gene encoding solute carrier family 25 member 44 isoform X2, with amino-acid sequence MALETESVTRDKLSLADTEIDWARLDKTRFHVIGAVLFTVQQALIHPTAVVKTRMQVADSRLAHMPGMVVFKDILRNDGIPGVFRGFGTSAIGSLPGRVLALTSLEMSKDMMLKYTQGLNMPETTRIGVANGVAGMFSSLISSLYFVPLEVICQRLIVQGLPGATFYIDPFDVARKVIKAEGFRGLYRGFGLTALTNSPAVALWWGAYGAAQRIIWRSLGYRDDSEKKPSHMEMMAVQATAGMVAGACSSVITTPIDTVKTRLQVIDDYGVARPSVLKTTKILLKEDGWWGFYRGFGPRFLNMSLYGTTMIVTYELIKRLSIKHI; translated from the exons ATGGCTTTGGAAACTGAGTCTGTCACTCGGGACAAATTATCCCTTGCCGATACTGAGATCGATTGGGCCAG GTTGGACAAGACAAGATTTCATGTTATTGGGGCTGTCCTGTTTACCGTACAGCAAGCATTAATACATCCAACAGCGGTTGTTAAAACAAGAATGCAAGTAGCTGATTCTCGGTTGGCTCATATGCCTGGAATGGTGGTCTTTAAGGATATATTGAGAAACGATGGTATCCCTGGGGTTTTTCGTGGTTTTGGAACTTCTGCTATTGGATCATTGCCCGGTAGGGTTCTGGCTTTGACGTCTCTTGAAATGTCGAAAGATATGATGTTGAAGTATACACAAGGTTTGAATATGCCTGAAACAACACGTATTGGTGTTGCTAATGGTGTGGCAGGCATGTTTTCGAGCTTGATTTCTTCCTTGTACTTTGTGCCATTGGAAGTG ATATGCCAGAGACTTATAGTGCAAGGGCTGCCTGGTGCAACATTTTACATTGACCCTTTTGATGTTGCCCGTAAAGTGATAAAAGCCGAAGGATTTCGCGGACTGTATCGAGGTTTCGGATTAACAGCTTTGACTAACTCGCCGGCAGTTGCACTTTGGTGGGGGGCTTATGGTGCTGCCCAACGTATCATTTGGAG GAGCCTTGGTTATAGAGATGACTCAGAGAAGAAGCCCTCTCATATGGAGATGATGGCCGTACAGGCCACTGCAGGAATGGTTGCTGGTGCTTGTTCCTCTGTTATCACCACCCCCATTGACACTGTAAAGACACGGCTGCAG GTCATTGATGATTATGGTGTTGCAAGACCATCAGTACTGAAGACTACAAAGATACTCTTGAAGGAAGATGGGTGGTGGGGCTTCTACAGGGGGTTCGGTCCCCGGTTCCTAAATATGTCCCTTTATGGAACTACAATGATTGTTACTTATGAACTGATAA AGAGGTTGTCTATAAAGCACATTTGA
- the LOC107916928 gene encoding solute carrier family 25 member 44 isoform X1 — translation MALETESVTRDKLSLADTEIDWARLDKTRFHVIGAVLFTVQQALIHPTAVVKTRMQVADSRLAHMPGMVVFKDILRNDGIPGVFRGFGTSAIGSLPGRVLALTSLEMSKDMMLKYTQGLNMPETTRIGVANGVAGMFSSLISSLYFVPLEVICQRLIVQGLPGATFYIDPFDVARKVIKAEGFRGLYRGFGLTALTNSPAVALWWGAYGAAQRIIWRSLGYRDDSEKKPSHMEMMAVQATAGMVAGACSSVITTPIDTVKTRLQVIDDYGVARPSVLKTTKILLKEDGWWGFYRGFGPRFLNMSLYGTTMIVTYELISMSTFLSSLFDYFYSRTRLQACVFILHPSML, via the exons ATGGCTTTGGAAACTGAGTCTGTCACTCGGGACAAATTATCCCTTGCCGATACTGAGATCGATTGGGCCAG GTTGGACAAGACAAGATTTCATGTTATTGGGGCTGTCCTGTTTACCGTACAGCAAGCATTAATACATCCAACAGCGGTTGTTAAAACAAGAATGCAAGTAGCTGATTCTCGGTTGGCTCATATGCCTGGAATGGTGGTCTTTAAGGATATATTGAGAAACGATGGTATCCCTGGGGTTTTTCGTGGTTTTGGAACTTCTGCTATTGGATCATTGCCCGGTAGGGTTCTGGCTTTGACGTCTCTTGAAATGTCGAAAGATATGATGTTGAAGTATACACAAGGTTTGAATATGCCTGAAACAACACGTATTGGTGTTGCTAATGGTGTGGCAGGCATGTTTTCGAGCTTGATTTCTTCCTTGTACTTTGTGCCATTGGAAGTG ATATGCCAGAGACTTATAGTGCAAGGGCTGCCTGGTGCAACATTTTACATTGACCCTTTTGATGTTGCCCGTAAAGTGATAAAAGCCGAAGGATTTCGCGGACTGTATCGAGGTTTCGGATTAACAGCTTTGACTAACTCGCCGGCAGTTGCACTTTGGTGGGGGGCTTATGGTGCTGCCCAACGTATCATTTGGAG GAGCCTTGGTTATAGAGATGACTCAGAGAAGAAGCCCTCTCATATGGAGATGATGGCCGTACAGGCCACTGCAGGAATGGTTGCTGGTGCTTGTTCCTCTGTTATCACCACCCCCATTGACACTGTAAAGACACGGCTGCAG GTCATTGATGATTATGGTGTTGCAAGACCATCAGTACTGAAGACTACAAAGATACTCTTGAAGGAAGATGGGTGGTGGGGCTTCTACAGGGGGTTCGGTCCCCGGTTCCTAAATATGTCCCTTTATGGAACTACAATGATTGTTACTTATGAACTGATAAGTATGTCAACCTTCCTATCATCtctttttgattatttctattccAGAACTCGACTGCAGGCATGTGTTTTCATTTTGCACCCTTCCATGTTATAG